From one Streptomyces sp. CA-210063 genomic stretch:
- a CDS encoding glycerol-3-phosphate dehydrogenase/oxidase, which produces MRTAALGPAQRAESLAGMAERELDVLVVGAGVVGAGTALDAVTRGLSTGLVEARDWASGTSSRSSKLIHGGLRYLEMLDFALVREALKERGLLLERLAPHLVKPVPFLYPLQHKGWERWYAGSGVALYDGMSMARGHGRGLPLHRHLTRHHALRIAPCLKKDALVGALQYYDAQMDDARYVATLVRTAASYGAKVANRARVTGFLREGERVVGAKVQDVEGGGEYEIRARQVVNATGVWTDDTQAMVGERGQFHVRASKGIHLVVPKDRIHSTTGLILRTEKSVLFVIPWGRHWIVGTTDTDWDLDKAHPAASSADIDYLLEHVNSVLAVPLTRDDVQGVYAGLRPLLAGESDATSKLSREHIVAHPVPGLVVVAGGKYTTYRVMAKDAVDAAVHGLDQRVAECVTEDVPLLGAEGYRALWNARARIAASTGLHVVRVEHLLNRYGSAAEEVLDLIAADSSMGEPLQAADDYLRAEVVYAASHEGARHLDDVLTRRTRISIETFDRGTRSAREAAELMAPVLGWDEGQIEREVEHYRKRVEAERESQRQPDDLTADAARLGAPDIVPL; this is translated from the coding sequence GTGAGGACAGCGGCACTGGGACCGGCGCAGCGAGCCGAGTCACTGGCGGGTATGGCCGAGCGCGAGCTGGATGTGCTGGTCGTGGGTGCCGGCGTGGTCGGCGCGGGCACAGCCCTGGACGCCGTGACACGCGGTCTGTCCACGGGCCTGGTCGAGGCACGTGACTGGGCGTCCGGCACCTCCAGCCGGTCCAGCAAACTGATCCACGGCGGTCTGCGCTATCTGGAGATGCTCGACTTCGCCCTCGTGCGGGAGGCGTTGAAGGAGCGCGGACTGCTGCTGGAGCGCCTGGCCCCCCATCTGGTGAAGCCCGTGCCGTTCCTCTACCCCTTGCAGCACAAGGGCTGGGAGCGGTGGTACGCGGGCTCGGGCGTCGCGTTGTACGACGGGATGTCGATGGCGCGCGGGCATGGGCGCGGGCTGCCGCTGCATCGTCATCTGACGCGCCACCACGCCCTGCGTATCGCGCCCTGTCTGAAGAAGGACGCGCTGGTCGGGGCGTTGCAGTACTACGACGCCCAGATGGACGACGCCCGCTATGTGGCGACGCTGGTGCGCACGGCCGCGTCGTACGGGGCGAAGGTCGCCAACCGGGCGCGGGTGACCGGGTTCCTGCGCGAGGGCGAGCGTGTGGTCGGGGCCAAGGTGCAGGACGTCGAGGGCGGTGGGGAGTACGAGATCCGCGCCCGGCAGGTCGTGAACGCCACCGGGGTGTGGACCGACGACACCCAGGCGATGGTGGGGGAGCGTGGGCAGTTCCACGTGCGGGCCTCCAAGGGCATCCATCTGGTCGTACCCAAGGACCGGATCCACTCCACGACCGGGCTGATCCTGCGGACCGAGAAGTCCGTGCTGTTCGTGATCCCCTGGGGGCGGCACTGGATCGTGGGCACGACGGACACCGACTGGGACCTCGACAAGGCGCATCCGGCGGCGTCCAGCGCGGACATCGACTATCTGCTGGAGCATGTGAACTCGGTGCTGGCCGTGCCGCTGACCAGGGACGACGTACAGGGTGTGTACGCGGGGCTGCGGCCGTTGCTCGCCGGGGAGTCGGATGCCACCAGCAAGCTCTCGCGCGAGCACATCGTGGCGCATCCGGTGCCGGGGCTGGTGGTGGTGGCCGGCGGGAAGTACACGACCTATCGGGTGATGGCCAAGGACGCGGTCGATGCCGCTGTGCACGGGCTTGACCAGCGGGTCGCCGAGTGTGTCACCGAGGATGTGCCGTTGCTGGGGGCCGAGGGGTATCGGGCGCTGTGGAACGCGCGGGCGCGGATCGCGGCGAGTACGGGGCTTCATGTGGTGCGGGTGGAGCATCTGTTGAACCGGTACGGGTCCGCGGCCGAGGAGGTGCTCGATCTGATCGCCGCGGATTCGTCGATGGGGGAGCCGTTGCAGGCCGCCGACGACTATCTGCGGGCCGAGGTGGTGTATGCGGCCTCGCACGAGGGGGCGCGGCATCTCGACGATGTGCTGACTCGGCGGACGCGGATCTCGATCGAGACGTTCGACCGGGGGACGCGAAGTGCGCGGGAGGCGGCGGAGTTGATGGCGCCTGTGCTCGGGTGGGACGAGGGGCAGATCGAGCGGGAGGTCGAGCATTATCGGAAGAGGGTGGAGGCGGAGCGGGAGTCGCAGCGGCAGCCGGACGACCTGACGGCGGATGCGGCTCGGTTGGGGGCGCCGGACATCGTGCCGTTGTAG